A region of Enoplosus armatus isolate fEnoArm2 chromosome 14, fEnoArm2.hap1, whole genome shotgun sequence DNA encodes the following proteins:
- the marchf11 gene encoding E3 ubiquitin-protein ligase MARCHF11 → MSTEEGDAGSGCGEARGDTTITHRHTWDEGEALGSQGRPHPDDEDEAEQEEEEEGDGCPEGPSCRDACGGNNGGNCSSEDGAVGGTSCKAQAMHSNCSSETCIPTPSCRICFQGAEQGDLLNPCRCDGSVRYTHQHCLLKWISERGCWTCELCCYRFHVIAINMKRPWQWQSITITLVEKVQIIAVFLGSLFLVASISWLLWSALSPQAVWQRRDVLFQICYGMYGFMDLVCVGLIVHEGAAVYNVFMRWRAVNLHWDVQSYDKAKDMEETSTGHSSLATRTLWLPLVTFGPNGPLHPTQLGTQPWTCLCLAPFCPGLVPRNNFSQDSDSGEVVIRVTSV, encoded by the exons atgagCACAGAGGAGGGAGATGCGGGTTCAGGTTGTGGGGAGGCGAGGGGAGACACTACCATCACCCACCGCCACACCTGGGATGAAGGCGAAGCGCTCGGCTCCCAAGGACGTCCGCACCCCGACGATGAAGACGAGgcggagcaggaggaggaagaggagggagacggCTGCCCGGAGGGCCCGAGCTGCAGGGATGCATGTGGGGGGAACAACGGGGGGAATTGCTCCAGTGAGGATGGGGCGGTCGGGGGCACATCATGCAAGGCGCAGGCGATGcattcaaactgcagcagcgAAACCTGCATCCCCACTCCCAGCTGTCGGATCTGCTTCCAGGGCGCAGAGCAG GGCGACCTGTTGAATCCGTGTCGCTGTGACGGCTCAGTGCGCTACACCCATCAGCACTGCTTGCTGAAGTGGATCAGCGAGCGAGGCTGCTGGACCTGCGAGCTCTGCTGCTACCGCTTCCACGTCATCGCCATCAACATGAAGAGACCGTGGCAG TGGCAGTCCATCACCATCACCCTGGTGGAGAAGGTTCAGATCATCGCGGTGTTCCTGGGCTCCCTCTTCCTGGTGGCCAGCATCTCCTGGCTGCTGTGGTCAGCTCTCAGCCCGCAGGCCGTCTGGCAGCGCCGCGACGTCCTCTTCCAGATCTGCTACGGCATGTATGGCTTCATGGACCTGGTCTGCGTAG GCTTGATTGTCCACGAGGGGGCAGCAGTGTACAACGTCTTCATGCGATGGCGGGCCGTCAACCTTCACTGGGATGTTCAGAGCTACGACAAGGCAAAGGACATGGAGGAGACGAGCACTGGCCATTCCTCACTGGCCACCAGGACGCTTTGGTTGCCTCTGGTCACCTTTGGGCCCAACGGCCCCTTACACCCCACCCAGCTGGGGACGCAGCCATGGACCTGCCTCTGTTTGGCCCCCTTCTGCCCAGGCCTGGTGCCCCGAAACAACTTCAGCCAGGACAGTGACTCAGGAGAGGTCGTCATTCGTGTAACATCGGTGTGA